The nucleotide sequence GCAGCGCAGCATGTCCGGCGCGCGGTGCCACCGGTTGCTTCGTGCGCTGTAGAACACCACCCGGCGCATGGCGGCGCCGCCCCTGCGTGGGTCCCTGCCGCCGAGCAGGTACAGGTGGCAGCCGCCGAGCACGGCGCAGCCGAACCCGTCGGCCTCCGCGTACTCGCGCGGCACGGGCGGCAGCGCGCGCCACGCGCCGCGCGACGGGTCGAGCACGTCCCACGACACGCGCCCGTCCCTGCCGTCGCGCTTCACGGCGTACAGCCACTGCTCCGCGAGCCCGAGCCGCCGGCGGAGGCCGTAGAAGTAGTTGCCAGCGAGCAGGCGGCACCACTTCCGGCACACCAGCCTCAGCTTCCAGTGGTCAGCTCTGGGCACCCGGATGAGACAGGCAATGGCGAGGTCGTCCGGAAGGCCTGGGAGCAGCGGGCACTGCCCTCCGCGGCTGCTCCGGTCTGCGCCTGTGCTCGGCCGCGGCTTCAGCGGGTGGATGGACGCCCTGAGTCTCGGTTGCACGCACGCCTTGGACACCGGGATTCGcctcgccgcggcggcggcggatgatCTGTCCACCCGGCAAAAGCATGCAGAGCTGTCAACCTGCGGTGAGCCATCACAAGAAACAGAAATTGTTAGGTTGTTCAACAAACTGTCAAGAGGTAGGCCAAATCATAAATAAAAGAAGATTATTATGAACTAGAAGCACCATAAATGGTGTTGTTGGGAATTAAATTGAGTGTGCTTATTTTCCCACAGACGTGATTGGTTCATGAAACTTTGGAGTGATCAGACAAGAGCATGAGACAGACACTGAATGGTGTCATGAAACAGCAACTACTTACTACAGAAGTAGTTGAACAACTACCTTCTGGGGGACCAAGTTTGATGGCATCGCCATGCAAGTTTCACCATGAAGGATCGAAGGGCATTAGCAACGGCGCTGATGATATGTTCACATCAATACATTTTCTCTAGAGGAAGCAGTGGTGACCGTATTATCATGCAACTAAGCAGCTCAATGAATTTTCCGCAGATCAAATGAAAATGATTTGTAAACTGAATTCACTTGTTCTACTCTGCTTAGAATTATGTGCGATTACATTAAAAAAAGCATAATCTTTTCTAGAAGAACGTCAATAATTCTCAGATGGAAAAGTCGCCGTAAGAAAATATCTAGATGCTCATACTGACAGACTCTAACAGACTTCCATCTGAGTTCAGAACAAGATTGCTTGGCCATTTTTTCCTCGTGTGTTTATTCTGAATTAGATTATAATTCTATGAAGTCCAACCGACCAAAATACCTTCAAAGTGATCGATGGATGGGAAAATACAGTATGGTGAACTGATTGTCTGTCTGACTAAGAACAACAGGCTTACCGTTACAGGCCAGAACCCAGAAACATCGTCAGAGATTTCCAAAAACCTGCTCGACTAAAGCAATCCAACGATGACATGTATGCAGATAAGCAAGGAATATATGTAATCCATGAGATGAACAGAAGCAGAGGAGGAGAGGGACAGAGAGGGAAAGAAAGAGAGACTCACCAACGAAGCTGCTCTGTTCCTTCTGTCCATGTCTGCTCCTGAACCAACGAATCGACAAGCTGTCTGCAGCTGCAAGAAGTCAAGAACCACCCGATCACCACCGGACATCACACCATTGCTATCCCCAGCCTCTCCGTTGGCAAATGGCAGCCTCAACCGGAGTCTCCCAACCAGAAACTCCTTCCAGCACCCTGCTGCCTTTCTGCTTCTGCAATTGCGAGGACGAAGACGAGAAAGAACAAAGAAGTATCGACTGGCGACTGGTGACCCCAAATGGAGGCCGCACCTCGCATTAAAGCCTGGCTTGTGTGCCTGCCAGTGGACAGTGCCGGTCCTAGTATTTTAAGGGCCTTGGCGAAATTATCGCGACGGCCCCTCTCGATAAatatttcttaggtaacattctaaaattctaacacctgacctaaattacaagaaaaacataactatatgagtacaaagtactagacaaaaattgaacaagaaaaaaaaacctaGGGCCTAGACAATTTGGATATGAACTTATTCAGAACCAAGATTCATAAATCACAAAAAGGGTAGAAGGCAATAACCAAGATCAgatgtcgtcgtcttcgtcgaACCCTGCTTCAGCTGCCTGGTCACCGCCGTCGTCTGGAACGCCGTCGTCTGGCTTCTGGAAGACGGGAACTCAAGCATCGGTGTCTCGGTGATCTGCGCTGGTGATCGCGTGGTGAACTGGTGATCGGCGCTGCGTCTCTCGCAGTCTCCCGTCTCGCCAGAAGTCCGGAAGTCGCGACTCGCGATCGCTATGTGTGCGTGTGCGGGTGTTGGCGGCTCGGCTCCTTGCCTCCCGGAAAGAAAGAGGCCGACGACTTTTTTTTTATGATGGGCCGCTGCATCTTCTCATTAATCTTAAATCCTAATGGACTATAGCTAAAGGGTATGGAGTATTATATACTTGGGCTTGGGCCCCCATCCTGCgagggccctcggccgtcgcaccttcTGCCCAccccttagggccggcactgcCAGTGGACCCGGTCCGCAGCTGCGGCACACACAGAGCACTCAGGGCAGGGCGCCACCAGGCCCACCACAGCCCACAGGCCCCTTTCCGTTGCTGCCATTTCGTCTCCTTCTCAGTCAACCACTCCTGTTCGTCACGTCTGCATAGCTGATCAGTGCACTCATTGCCCTGAAGATTATCCTCCAGGTCATTTGGGTGCTTGTCACCTGACCAGCTAGCTGTTCTCCTCCTGATGCTGAAAGATGAACTCCTAAATTTTGCAGTGTAACAAACTGCTTTTGTTTCTCCTGCTGGTTGTTTCTTTGTTTGCAGCTGCTCTGAATAGATCAGCAGATAATTAACATTTTTAGCACAAACTCGACGTATGCATGCTTAACAGCTTTAGTTTTTTTGAGGGAAATAGGAGAGGGTGCCCCCTACTGTGCTTTTATTGAATTTTAAAAAACAGAGTACATGTCTTACAAAGGGTCTTCAAGAAACatagaaagaaatgaaaaaaatcTGAAGAATTACACATAAACTTCTAGCCATTGAGAAAATAACGGTGCTAAACTGCCTTTTGCTCTTAAAAAAAAGAACAACTTGAGCAAACTCTCTTCTGAAGACTGATCTGCAATGGACAATTGAAGGCTGCACTTGCTTAAATATGGTATCATTTCTAACAGTCCAGATAGACCAAGTCATTGTCACTATAATCTCCAGAAAAAAAGGGAGTCAGAGCTGATTTTTGAAGGACACCAGGGTTCCATATGGATCAGATGGCTGCTGAATAATCAGACCCAGAGTAGCCCAACAAGATTGAGAAAAAGGACAAGCTAGAAACAAATGAATCAGAGATTCTTCCACAGCTGGTTGACAAAGGACACAATTATAATCTTCCAACACCATTCTTTTCCTTCTCAGGAGTTCTCTGGCGCTAAGCCTGTCCTTTAACAATAGCTAGAAGAaaatttttcttttgttttgacAACAGGATTTCCATAGCCAAGAGAAGACAGGATGAACATGCGTGGTACCAGTTAGTTGCACATATGCACATTTTGAAGTAAAAATATTAGAACCCCAGATATACACCCAAGAATCAAATCCTGCTTGCAAGTCTAAGGATTGCACAATGACTGAATGCTGAATAAACTGTTGATAGGCTTCTTTAGATAGTGGCAGATAAAAAAGATCATGGAGAGTAGGTGACTGGCAAACCTGGTGTACAGTGATGTATTTATCCTTCACAAAGGAGAAAAGCTCTGGCATGCTTGTACTGAATGAGAAACCATTCCAAGAATCTAACCAAAAGAAACATGAACACCCATTATTAACAGTGGCCATTGCCATTTGGCCCATTCCCTTGAAAGCAGGTAACAATTTCTGAATATCACGCCACCAGAAGGATCCTTTACGAGTTCTAGATGGTGGCTTACCATTAGAGTATCTAGCTTCCCAAACAAGATGAACCTAAGGGATGTCCAATCCGTTAAAGAACTTATGCAGATTTTTTAGGAGCAAGCTCTGATTCTGAGTTTGTAAATTGATGACTCCCAACCCACCATTTGCCTTTGTGTCACAAATCATTGGCCAAGCTGTCTTTGGTGGCTTCTTATTATTATTTACATCTGAACCACGCCACAGACAATGCTTTCAGAATTTATCAATTTGTTTAATAACAGTCTTTGGAAGTAGATAAGTAGACGTAACAAACGTTGGGAGGGCACTGAACACTGCATTGGTTAGTCGGATGTGGCCAGCTTGACGGAGGATGGTAGAAATACGCTTAACAGCTTTAGTCTTTCTGGATACAGCTAGTTATAGTCGCAGAACTTTCATGAACACGTTCCATTTGTAAGTGATACGTGTGGTGTGACGGCAAAGCGAGAACAGAAGGTCGACGTCGGCCACGGCCACTACGTAACAGAACCTCGAAAAGCAGGAAAGCAGACAAGAGGGAACGGCAAGCGACAGCGTCAATAGTCAGGATCAGGCGAATGCAGAGACGAATACGTGCGCCTAAACTAAGTGTTGGAGACTTGGAGTTCCTTGGAATCAAAACAAGGGGAAACAGGTGAGGTGTGATCGGTGGCCTCACATCGCCGGGAGATGATAGGTCAATTTGCAGGAGCAATCATAATTCATAGGATAGGGCTGCACGGCCAGCATATGATCTCGATGACAATGCGCaccatatttatttatttttttcctttAAAAAAAGAAGCACAAAGATGCTTTTCAACTAGGGATGGCAATAGCATGAGCTTTCTTCACCCCTGCGGGGAAAACCTTGTAGAGACCATGTTTTCAATAGGTTTGTGGACCAGGTAAAGGTGACCATAATTGTACTATAGCCTATAGGGTAGAAAAAATGTGTTTAATCGATGGTATTTTAGACATTTTGCAAATTGTCTCACCATAAAAGATAGATAAAAAATCATGTCACgtgctccctccgttccaaagtATAAGATGTTTCGATTTTTCTAGATATTGCTTTTAGAGTATCTCTAACGATGCTAACCAAAACAGACCATCTACTTTGTTTGGGTAGCCACTTTTCTCCAGCAACACTAACTAAAGCGTGCCTCCCAAATAGATACTTCTTCAAACGCGAATAAAATAGAGCCTTCCCATTGATTTAGACTCCTGTTGGC is from Miscanthus floridulus cultivar M001 chromosome 7, ASM1932011v1, whole genome shotgun sequence and encodes:
- the LOC136463017 gene encoding F-box/kelch-repeat protein At1g55270-like, producing MSGGDRVVLDFLQLQTACRFVGSGADMDRRNRAASLVDSSACFCRVDRSSAAAAARRIPVSKACVQPRLRASIHPLKPRPSTGADRSSRGGQCPLLPGLPDDLAIACLIRVPRADHWKLRLVCRKWCRLLAGNYFYGLRRRLGLAEQWLYAVKRDGRDGRVSWDVLDPSRGAWRALPPVPREYAEADGFGCAVLGGCHLYLLGGRDPRRGGAAMRRVVFYSARSNRWHRAPDMLRCRQCFDVCVMGNRLYVAGGESGGGGGGGGLRSAEVFDPAKNRWCFVAEMAAPMAPFVSAVHGGRWYVKGIGAQQQQVLSQAYSPEADAWSVVLDGMVTGWRSPSACVDGRLYAADCKDGCRLRAYDEAADAWTTCVDSKQHRGSSQAAEAAAIVALHGRLCVVRNDMSVSAVDVAAGAGNQRWQTLAGKARTKSFVTGLLSNLAGRSRAKNNILHCQVLEA